From a region of the Synechococcus sp. RS9916 genome:
- the dnaN gene encoding DNA polymerase III subunit beta — MKLVCSQSELNSALQLVSRAVASRPTHPVLANVLLTADAGTGRLSLTGFDLNLGIQTSFTASVEASGAVTLPARLLGEIVSRLSADSPITLATDDASEQVELTSLSGSYQMRAMPADEFPDLPLVENGTALRVEAASLVQALRGTLFASSADEAKQLLTGVHLRFQARNLEAASTDGHRLAVLAVKDALQDDPSGAPDADTTTEDGVLAVTLPARSLREVERLIAGWKGDDPVTLFYDRGQVVVLAADQMVTSRTLEGTYPNYRQLIPDGFTRTIDLERRPFMAALERVAVLADQHNNVVRISTEPTAGLVQISADAQDVGSGSESLPATLVGDAMQIAFNVRYVLDGLKAMEADRIVLQCNAPTTPAILTPADDTSGFTYLVMPVQIRN; from the coding sequence ATGAAACTGGTCTGTTCCCAGTCAGAGCTCAATTCAGCCCTTCAGCTCGTCAGCCGGGCTGTCGCGTCTCGGCCAACCCATCCGGTCTTGGCCAACGTGTTGTTGACCGCTGATGCCGGCACCGGACGCCTCAGTCTCACGGGCTTTGATCTCAACCTTGGGATCCAGACATCCTTTACCGCCTCCGTGGAAGCCAGCGGTGCCGTGACGCTTCCGGCCCGTTTGCTCGGTGAAATCGTCAGTCGTTTGTCGGCCGATTCCCCCATCACGCTTGCCACCGATGACGCCAGTGAGCAGGTGGAGCTCACCAGCCTGAGCGGTAGCTACCAGATGCGGGCGATGCCGGCGGATGAATTCCCCGACCTCCCCCTGGTGGAAAACGGCACCGCCCTGCGGGTGGAAGCAGCGTCGCTGGTGCAGGCTCTACGCGGCACGTTGTTCGCCAGTAGCGCCGACGAAGCCAAGCAACTGCTCACGGGTGTGCATCTGCGCTTCCAAGCCCGCAACCTCGAAGCAGCGTCCACCGATGGCCACAGGTTGGCGGTCTTGGCGGTGAAAGACGCACTGCAAGACGACCCCAGCGGCGCGCCGGATGCCGACACCACCACCGAAGACGGGGTCCTCGCGGTCACCCTGCCCGCCCGCTCCCTGCGTGAAGTGGAGCGCTTGATTGCTGGTTGGAAAGGTGACGATCCCGTGACCCTCTTCTATGACCGCGGTCAGGTGGTCGTGCTCGCTGCTGACCAGATGGTGACCAGCCGCACCTTGGAAGGCACCTATCCCAACTATCGCCAGCTCATTCCCGACGGGTTCACGCGCACCATCGACCTCGAGCGCCGTCCGTTCATGGCGGCTTTGGAACGGGTGGCTGTTTTGGCTGATCAGCACAACAACGTGGTGCGCATCAGCACCGAGCCCACCGCAGGCCTGGTGCAAATCAGTGCCGATGCTCAGGATGTGGGGAGTGGTTCCGAATCTCTTCCAGCCACCCTCGTGGGAGATGCCATGCAGATCGCCTTCAACGTGCGCTATGTGCTGGATGGCCTCAAGGCGATGGAGGCGGATCGGATTGTGCTGCAGTGCAACGCCCCCACCACACCTGCGATCCTCACCCCGGCTGATGACACCTCTGGTTTCACCTACCTGGTGATGCCCGTTCAGATCCGCAACTGA
- the thrC gene encoding threonine synthase produces the protein MQDWPGLIEAYRSWLPVSNTTPVVTLREGATPLIPVPAVAERIGKGVKVYVKYDGLNPTGSFKDRGMTMAISKAKEEGCEAVICASTGNTSAAAAAYARRAGMRAFVLIPDGYVAQGKLAQALVYGAEVLAIRGNFDRALDIVREAAEKYPVTLVNSVNPYRLQGQKTAAFEVIDALGDAPDWLCIPMGNAGNITAYWMGFQEYHQAGRSRTLPRMMGFQASGSAPLVNNTTVDDPNTIATAIRIGNPVNREKALAAREASNGAFLDVTDAEIVAAYKLLGGEEGIFCEPASAASVAGLLKRKDEVPAGATVVCVLTGNGLKDPDCAINNNDAAFHTDLAPDLGTVAKVMGF, from the coding sequence ATGCAGGACTGGCCCGGTCTGATTGAGGCCTACCGGAGCTGGCTGCCGGTCTCCAACACCACACCGGTGGTGACGCTTCGCGAAGGCGCCACTCCGCTAATTCCCGTTCCAGCCGTAGCGGAACGCATCGGCAAGGGCGTGAAGGTGTACGTGAAATACGACGGCCTCAATCCCACCGGTTCATTCAAAGACCGGGGCATGACCATGGCCATCAGCAAGGCCAAGGAAGAAGGCTGCGAAGCGGTGATCTGCGCCAGCACCGGCAACACCTCAGCCGCGGCCGCCGCCTATGCCCGCCGCGCCGGCATGCGGGCCTTCGTATTGATTCCCGATGGCTATGTCGCCCAGGGCAAGCTGGCTCAAGCCTTGGTCTATGGGGCTGAAGTACTGGCCATCCGAGGCAACTTTGACCGGGCCCTCGACATTGTTCGGGAGGCGGCTGAGAAGTATCCGGTCACCCTGGTGAACTCGGTGAACCCCTACCGCCTGCAGGGCCAGAAAACAGCTGCTTTCGAGGTGATCGATGCCCTCGGCGATGCGCCCGACTGGCTGTGCATCCCCATGGGCAACGCCGGCAACATCACCGCCTACTGGATGGGTTTCCAGGAGTACCACCAGGCCGGCCGCAGCCGCACCCTTCCCCGGATGATGGGCTTCCAGGCGAGCGGCTCCGCTCCTCTGGTGAACAACACCACGGTGGACGACCCCAACACGATCGCCACCGCGATCCGCATCGGCAACCCCGTCAACAGGGAAAAAGCCCTCGCGGCCCGCGAAGCCAGCAATGGAGCGTTTCTGGATGTCACCGACGCCGAAATCGTCGCGGCCTACAAACTGCTCGGAGGAGAAGAAGGCATCTTCTGTGAACCGGCCAGTGCTGCATCCGTGGCCGGACTGCTCAAACGCAAAGACGAAGTGCCCGCAGGAGCCACCGTGGTGTGCGTGCTCACCGGTAACGGACTGAAGGACCCTGACTGCGCCATCAACAACAACGACGCAGCCTTCCACACCGACCTGGCTCCCGATCTGGGCACTGTGGCCAAGGTGATGGGGTTCTGA